The sequence TTTACCCACCCAGGTGGACCCCATGTTTCAGCGCATGGCGTCATCCTTCGATGAAAGCAGCACAGCTGGTGTCTTCCTGTCAGTCCTCTTCAGTGAGAACAGTCGCTGCGAGCTGTTGTTTCCCTCTTACATGACCCTCCTGCAGTCCAGATCCTCTTACTCTCCTCCACCTTCGCAGGGAGTCCCAGCATCCCCATTCATGGGTAAAAACCATTTACCAAGCCCaaaagatttgttttctttatttaaatgctttgatttttttttttagctgcttCTCAGTAGAAATATTTAACCCCagctttctgttttgtttctgccaGCTGGACTGCAACGTTCCCAGGAGAAAAGCTCCATCTGCCCCTCACTGCAGGACTTCTCCTTCACTAGCTGGAACCCTGAGCAGGTTAGACAAACCATCTAACCACTACAACCACCCAACCTAACATTATAAATTATTCTGATGGAAGTCTTTTATTTGATTAAGTGGTAATAGGACCAGCAATTCCTCTTCATAACACAATACCACcttcaagaatccccacatgagcagcatcagatattatattaggccacagtggcaggaagaactcacaggaagaaaccttgaacagaaccaggctcaaatgtgggcggctttctgtcggggtccgtgttgggggagagggagagagagagaccaaaatactaactatagtactgacagaaggaatatgactaatagtatatataatatacgaCTAATATTGGTAAAAAGTGGTGGcggtgattcatgaagccagagaaccacagcaggagagccaTGAtcacgatccacaggaacctgagagatgagaaaagcacagaaaggcttccggggaagataccaagttagtaacaggcATTAAAGAGACACGAAGCATAagaatggagaggaagaggagaagagaagagtccTCTGTTTAACATATTTTACCGTTTATATCTCAGTTTATGTCTGAATGGTTTTAAAAGAGTGTATGACAGTCTTAGTACTGCCCCAAGGTTATATTGTGTGGAATAGCAGTGAAGGAAAATCTGCAGGAATGTCAGTGTGATGTTTTTGGGTTTTGAGGAGCAGTAGAAGTGTGCTTGGACATTTAGACATCAGATATCAGAGCATTTATGAGTTATTGGACAAGGTCTGCAGAAAAATGCCTCCCGCTATAAGGCAgtgatgtttttataaaaaaaaaaaaaaaaaatgttttggttgTCGAGAGAAGTTACATACTTGCAGGAGGCCGTTCAATTCCCCTTTAGTGGAATCTTTTTGTCAGCACCATCAGACCTGTGGCAAACACTGGAACTAACATTAGCTTGGAAGCTTATTGTTATTCTTAATGGGAAAGTGTCAACATTCATTGGTTAATCCTTCAATCCATTTAATGCCATTTATAGAGGTTCAGGTCATCAATTATATCATAAGACATTATTGTTATGTGATGCTGTGAAGGTGCTGAAAATTGATATGATAATAGAAGATTGTGGACCTTGCTGTGTAATGTAGAAACTTACAGCTAAATAGTTGATTCAGTTATATTAATGTAAAAAGAGCATGTCACTAAACTGAACTATTGCCACAATAGATGATAGTGAGGTTTGGACAAGGCTACATATGATCGTTTTCAGTCGGGTTGTCACTTTTTGTTCGATATTCAAATGGTCGTGTAAATATAGGAAAAAGTTAAGTACTGAAAGTGCTGATGTGCTcgaattcaaaattaaagtctAATGTCAGTCTAAGTAGTTTGCTTTGAGGTCCAACAGAGAGTACTTGACCTATTGCATTGGAATGAATgaaattatgtttgtttttatttaatcatgGTAGTTCAAATTTGTTCAACCTAGTCCTAGTGAGGAGTTTAACATCCAGGAATCTGGTCAAGGACTTCTTTTCAAGGACACTTTCAGAtacctttgtctgtctgtctgttttcttttagaCCATGAATCAGCTCTTGGAGAAACTGAAACAGGGCGAACACGTGTTTGATGTGAAcgctgagcctgagcctgagccttACGAAGATGACTGCCCTGAATTTGATGCAGACAATGAAGATGGATTGCGTGACTGTGAGGAGAGATCCAAAGAGTTCAAGGAGGGCTGTGAGGCTTCTGGCTCTGGCAAAGGAAGGTAAGATCGTGAATTGTACAGCAGTGATTTGCTGAGAGGTAGAAGAACTCACTCTTTTACCACAGACCttctcatttgtttatttaatcattttttattatcagGTGAATTGGGCAAAGTTTTCCAGAGatgattctcttttcttttaactttttgcGGCTTTTCTGCACTAATACTCCTTAATGTTGTTTGTATCTTGTGTTGGGATAAAAGGAATGCCTTTAAGTTCTACATAGGAAAAGAAAGCAGCCTCTTCTTAATGCCTACTTAAgctcacacattttaaaatgtattactcATATCATAAGTAAATGCATTGCCTATTATTGGCAGGAGAGTAGATATTTAATGTATTAGAACTACTATACATTTAACATTAGGACTACTGAATTGGTCAAAATCCAACTAGTACAGCCTCTACGAAGAGAAGGGTcatttgtgtgcgtgcatgtccTGATTTGAATGGTTTCTCATGCTGCTGTTATGGTGGCACAGAGATGTGATTCCAATCGGAGAGGGAGACATTGCCACCATGTGTCTGCAGCTGTCCTCTCAGCCCAGGGAGTATTCATACTTCAGCCCCAGGACCATGGCCACATGGGCTGGACCTGGCTACTGGCAGTTCAAACCAAAGCACAAATGTGAGTGAAATTCATGGTTTAAAACACAATTGGAGACAACTGTGGTAGTTGAGTAGAAATGACAGAAGtaagtgcccttgagcaagacatTTTTTGCTAATGTAGCCCGAACCTAGAGCTGTCTTGTGGCACTTCCCAGGGTGTTTCTAGTTTTGCTCAATAGCCATCCCATTTTATTTAATGGCAGAAAAGTAgcaacaaatattttttatgcTGTGTTATAATTAATATGCATTAGACTTATATTCATGTTTTGAGGTATACGGGGATGGTTGTTCTCCCTTATTAATGTGTGCAGCATAACAATTATCTGTTTCATCTGCCTGTTGTCATCACCTATAGTGGACCATTTGCCTGACAAGGAGACACGTAAGAGAAAGCCCAAGAAGGCCTTTGAAATAGACTTCAATGATGATGTCAACTTTGACACCCATTTCCGCACCACAAGAGTAAGAACCCTTGCTACATTTGTCATTcgaaaaaacaatatattaacTGTTCAGTTGTATTAATATTGTCTAATGTTTGTTGATCAGTATTAAAGAAATTGTGTTACAGGTGGAAAAATATGATTATTTGCTTCCTTGGTTAGATGACGAGATGGATACCACTtgatcttctcatgtaactccCAATATGTTGAACCATGTGGGTGCATATCAGAGTAAACTTCCATTTGAAGAAAAACACCTAGAATATGCCAAAAACCTGTCTGTGGGCTGACATAAATATTTCTGAAAGAAGCCAGATACACTATAACATCTTTAACTGTTCCCTTCTTTCTGAATATGTCCAGTTACCCACCATTCCTTAAAAAAGCAGCTTGTTTGCAAACTAATGAACTTGCATTGCTTGTTAGTTATCAAATCACACTCGGAAGTATTGGAAAGCCAACCATAAATAAGTCCGGGATTGAAATAGGTCATCAGTTTAGTCATGCAGTTGGTTTGCTCGCTCCATGTGATGGTGTCTTTCCTCAGATGGATGGAACTCAATAATGTTACTTATTTCATTCACAACCCTGTATTTTTCCCTGTGATATTACTAGGTCTTAAGGTGGGAAATTGGCAGTACAGATTTGCCTGAGTTTTGATCCCTGCTCCCATTCACACATGAGTCCGTGCAGGAAATGTTGTGGAACATTTCAGGGATAGACAGCATGTCAGAAGAACAGCCCAGGGCTTTGATAGTGTATCTAACATCAGAGTCAGTGGTCATCTATGTTCCATCTATCATAATGTAGAGGTATTAATGCTATAACATGGCACTTTTTGGTgtagtaaccatagcaacacaACAACCAGTTCTTTAGGAATTATGTCTGATCCCGCTGGTGTCACAGTTGGAGCTTAGGGAGTCTTTTATGTCTCTGGTTTTAGTTGACCGCGCATCAGTATAAATACTTAGTGTGGGTATTCTGCTCGTAAACTTGACCTGACATTTGTCTTTCCACCAAACAATTTTATGTCATGGACATGTCAGAGCAGATCTGAGCACAGGTTCAAGGTTGGTGTCTTGGCACACATCTCCACAACACATATTAAAGAGTTTTAGCACCAGTAATTCAATTCAGTGAAATAGGATGAaaatttagattaaaaactGACCTCTCTTTCTGTAGGGATTTGAGGCGCTGACCAAAATCTACCTGAACTGAATCTGATATCTGCCTTCCCCTCACAGGCCGCCACTACTAACAGCAAGTCTGCACTCAGTGCCAGCCATAAGAAAACAACCTTACCAGCAGACTTCCAGTTCCCTCCAGAGGCACTCTCCCAGCTCAGCCTCAAACCCTCCAGCGTGGTGAGTCTTCACCACTTGTGACAGGGCCGGTGGAAGAGATTCAGAGTAGTGATGCACAAACATAGAcatactttttttgtttgtggaaTCTGATTACTTTACATGGTGGAAATGTAAAGCAATCACATAATTCACACCATCATCAGCTTTTTATACTAAACTCGACTTAAAACAATTGAGACATGCGACAGTCGCTGTATAATATATCTGTTACTATGATGATACCAAAATATCATTTGTGCTGTATTTGAAAGATATATTTAATTCTGTTAACTCTAGCTGAGTAAAGAAGGCCATCAAAGGCTGTCTGGAGAGCTTGGAGAAGGAATTGGAGATTACGACTACAACAACGCCAACGATACAGCCAACTTCTGTCCAGGTCTTCAGGTCAGAACTCCTCCTTTTTATCCCCTTTAATTTAATGTGGTAATTGTCATTGCATGAACCTTATGCTGAATTACTACCTCTGAACCaaatttgttttgtaaaattcACGAAATGTGAGAACTTCTAATTTCCAGAGGAACCGGAGACAGAGAATTGTCGTTAAACGATTACAAAAACTAAATGGGAACCAAATCACACACTTTCATCCATTTGGAATCTCTTTGTCCATGTTCCTCTTCAGGGTGgcgacagtgatgatgatgttgaaggTTTTGTTGGTTCAGATGATTCACAGCCTTCAGGTGACAGTATACCTCCACCCTCACAAGATCTAGAGGGCGTCTCAACCTATGGGGAGGATGATCTGGTACCTGAACCACACAGGGTGAGTAACACAGGATTTTAACGCAGGTCACTCTTGTATGTGGGTCTTGGCTTTTTAGAGGTAGCATCTCtttgttgaaaatattttcaagaCACTTAATTTTACATTACTTGTTCCCATAGGTCAACAAGATTGAGATCAATTATGCCAAGACAGCAAAGAAAATGGACATGAAGAGGCTTAAGAACAGCATGTGGACTCTTCTGACTGACAGCCCAGAAAAATCCACAGAGGTAAATCACAGTGACAAAGTGGCCACATAGTATCTTACTATATAGTGGTCAATTCATGCTCCTCTGTTTTGAGGTCAAGGTTTGGTATATTTTTGGTATGGctacagcagaaataaaaggtAGAAgttaacatttttgtcttttattttgaaaaatgtgaacatCCAACAATGTGTAAGTATTATTAAAACAGTTAAGCCGATGGCTAGCCTATCCATGAGCAGCTGAGTGGTGctcataaaatattaaaagtaaagtaaaatattctGGGCGTAGAATACTTATTGTACAAGTGGGAGTAATTGGATTATTAACCTGTTTTGACAGTAATTGTTTGGGTCACATACCAAACTGAACGTCCTGCACTGAACAGTTTGGGACAAATATACATATTGTTACACCCCTAAGCGTTGCTTGGTTGGTAGAGTGAACATGAATCAAAGATTTAgctgtgtatatctgtgtgctTCTGCTTGTGcccatcagtgttttttttgtgtcacgGTTCTCTACAGGAGGCGGTGACTGTGGAGAAACCAGAGGTGTGCGGGGAGAAAGTCTTCAGTCAAACCACAAAGACACTGCTTCAAAGGTACCAGTAGTCCTTCTACCATGCCTGCCATGGCGCAGCACTAATGAGGAATAATGACTGAACAGCACTCACCAAAACAACATTGCATGCAAATTATATATCCGTGTTGTTTTCACTGTCATTTGACATCAGGGGTTCTACTTAGATATGAAAGCATAGATTTAAAGACAATGTCTTCTCCAACATCTCTATATTCTTGTGAAGAAAGATTTTCACTATATTACTAGATTACTATATAACGACTGTTATTTGGAGCTAGTGATTCCTGTAGTAAATCTGTGGTCCCTGTGATCTGTGAACCAAAAGACTGATATGTTTTTGTCAGTTAGCCTCATAGATATGCGTTATTTGAACCCTGCTGCAAATCAGGTAGCAGCTGAACTAAAAACTAGGGCGTGAGGTTTGAACAGCATGACTGATGTAATGAACTGtgtatgtctctctcttctgtctgtgcTTGTGGTGGACCAGATTGCCAAACACAATGGCTCAGAACCTGTCGGTGCCTCTGGCATTTGTCGCTCTGCTTCATCTTGCCAATGAAAAGGTGagttttgctttttaaacaTTATGGCCAGATGTTTATTAGGCAAAAAGGAAACCGTGTTATTCTGTTGGTCAAAAGTTCAGAGAAAAAATTAGAGATGCAGATACACAAAACAGGTTTTCTTCAATTTCTTGCCACAAGTTAGATGAGGAGATCTATACCACTTTTATATCTGTGCTAACTAAAGCTCAGTGGATGCTGGTATTAACTTAACATTTAACACACTAAGACTAAAGGTAACTACTTTTTGAGTTGCAACTTTCCTGATGGTTGCCTTTGCCAAGAAACAGGCCAGTTTTGTTTCCTTTGGATAGAGCCAGACTAGCCATTTTCAtgtttctagtctttgtgctaaactgATGGCCTGTATATAAAAGTCAGCGTAGCCACCATGATGTCActcactggtttgtggactgccattGAGGGCATTGAGGtcatcgccatcttggtttcagtAGCAGAGCATCCAGTTACGCTTAGACACGACCCACCTCTAATTGGTTAGTCACATGGTAGTCCTGCCCTTAAGCATGCCCAGCTTACTGATCTATTTTACTCTAAGTATggccataatttacaaaatgatcaacatgctgtgttgaagaagacttgaagcCAACTTGAGATCATAAATTCATTAGGAAAGTATTTAATGTGGTAATAAACCATACAGTTGGACTTTTTTGCAAACAGTAGAGTCTGTTTGCAAAAAGATTGCCAcccattagaaagaatgcaggtttaaggcaagACTTCcccattggcttcacttttcagactaaactaaactaagcagCTCCTTACTTAGTGCACATAATGAGAGTGAtaccaatcttctcatctgactctctACGCTATGAAATTGAGAAAAAGcaaatttcaaatttttgtcttgtgattaaatgtttaaaatcaaatatgaaaatatgttgtATATTGTTTCATTATAAGCCCCATTTAATAGTTTCATTAccctaaaataataatcaagaCAGCATGAACATAGATTCAGTCAACAGATGAACTGTTCAAAATAAGTCTCCAAAGCACTTTATACCACAGGTAACCAAAACAATACTAATGCCTCAACAATGCAAACCTAACTACAAGTAATGGCCACCACTTTTCCTTTGATCACGCTGTGAGTGCAAAAATGTTGTACATGATTAGTCCCTTAATGTGTTGTGCTGCACAGAGTAGTGCTCTTTGTTCACCATGGAGTTTTAGTGAATGTCACAAATACTGAACCGACTGGAATGTTCTTAAAGTATTCAAGTGCTCATGTCTGTTTCATGTGGTGTGAAATGTGgatgatgttttgttttaaaacagaattTGGAGCTGGTGAAGGTCGATGACATGTCAGATATCATCATCAGACAGGGGAACTGAAAGGACACAGGAGAAATGAATGGTGGGATGTTGTATGAGGAGTCGTCTCTTTACTATTGTGTAATATCTGAGGTTTCCCGGACACTCTTTGGATTTTtgtgacgttttttttttttttttttctagcaaaTATAGCATGTAATCAGGAACTGTTCAAAAGTAAAATCTGTCTTTTAATTCTTGAAAGGCACAACATTTTGCCTTTCCTGTTATGCTGTACTATTGGTATCCTGTGTGTAAGTAATTTAACTGCTCAACCACTGCACAAAATATGTATATtgtcaaaagaaataaaagcctgttttctaaaacatgttttgtggTTCGTTCCTAAACATTAGGcctttttcctccacaatttGTATTTCAAGAATGCAATAGACAGCAGTTTTAGCACCCTAACTAGTGCCAGCCAGGCAAATTGTTTTGTGAAACGGACATAATGGCTTGGACTATATTTAGCTTCTTGGACAGCGTTTAGGCCTCACCACTGCCTTCTTAGATAGAGGAGAAACCTGTTGGTCTGGGCCTGTGCTGCTGGGGGGTGGGACTTTGTATGACATCAGTAcatctgcagagctgcagagcaaGGAGGAGCCAGACAGTCATCTGAGAAAGATACCAAAGTCAACATATCTCTGAGCTTAAGCACAGTTCATTTTCactcattattttatttagaacATTATCAGCAGAGACAAACGATAATCCCACACTCGCCACTATCAGCTCTTAATGTGGACTTAACTTTCTACACTGAAACTTCTTTATCTAGTTGAAAGGGATCTCTGACGTGGAACATACGCCTCTAGAGATAATGAGTTATTGTGTTCAGGAATTATATTGACTGATTAAATTGACTGATATTGACTATATTGACAAGCCAATCCAGCAACTTGAGAAGTATTAATGATGTTTTCCTGCGAAGGACCGATAACGTTTTTGGCCTCAAAGCGCACGAGTTGGAAGAGCCATCGCTGCTTGAGAGTTAGAAGTCAAATGCCAGTAGTTAGTCAGTCTATTCTCTCTATACAATCACCACAAATGAGCAAACCATTTGTCTTGGCTTTCTCAGCACACCTGTGCACAATCCTTTTGTTTGAACATAAGGGTGACATAACACCTCGGCCACGCCTctgagctgtcagagcagcCAGAAGAATACAAAATGTTCTGAAATACTTTGATAGCTTAATGACAAGATATGATGGGCACACCTTGGTATGACGCCATCCCGAGGATAAAGAAGGAAGAGCCACGTCAAGTTGTGTTATGTAACAATAAAGGAAATCCAAGGAAAtggacttcaaaataaaagcacgcaATTGTCATTATACATAtattaaagtgaaaataataGATTAGTTCAAAAAAGGATAAATGgataagacaaaataaaaacacgtCACTTTGCTGAGTCAACAAACTACACACAGATCTACTGTTGAAATCTATTTTCTCACGTAGGttagtttgttttgctgttgtggCTAAAATGGGATAActgaattaaagtaaaagtacaactttttacttttagatATTTAACACTGGTATGTTCCCTAAAAAGAAAAGTTTCGACAGGAGCTTTATTTTAAGATATGGTCAGGATATTgtggttgtgttgttgttagCTTGATACTTGAAgcgaaggaggaaaaaaaggagtttgaaggaagaaaaaaaaaaaaacaacaacaaccaggaAGTTAAGTAGAGGAGGAAACATATTTGCGACGGCCGGCATCAAACTCAGAAGTCTTTAAGAAGGTTTTTTATAAGTGTTTTAAATTACAGCGTGAAAAAGAGAGTCTGTCCGGCGGGTGGCGGTTAAAGGGCATCGTTGGACAAGATGGACAAAGATCCGGTAGGTGATAGTGCCTGACGCTGTGTGTCACCATGAAGAACACCAGACACGACGTGCGACAGGTGTACGTCCAGACAGCAGAAGttacttcttttgtttttattttaaactgtgGTGTTTAGTCTGAAAATGAGTCTTTTACAAGCGGACACATGAACTTCTTGTTGTTTGAGAGAGGAAGTTTCCGAGTGTCCTCTCAAAATGGCCTAATTACTCGTACCGCGGAGAGCACACGGCACTGAGTGGAAATGTTTTGATGCGGTTAAGCTAATGTTTCTTTCACGTACGCTGCTCAAACTACGCCACAGACTTTCCATGAAGACTCATGAGGATTTAGTAGAAGTCACAAATGTCGGTGTTCCGCGTATATTTTCCAAAACG comes from Pempheris klunzingeri isolate RE-2024b chromosome 7, fPemKlu1.hap1, whole genome shotgun sequence and encodes:
- the ncaph gene encoding condensin complex subunit 2, with the translated sequence MSAASTPVSRVRQGWTSSSLKNKGLSPAACSTPLLTAFPGNDDEQERRQRRRSRIIDLQAATDSSFNDSASHSATGTPAAVPKLSNAQISEHYSTCIKLSTENKITTKNAFGLHLIDYMADILKQKDSELTNFKVAAGTLDASTKIYAVRVDAVHADAYRVLGGLGAETKPGEDHGLKEEGGDEGAEVTAKQPKKKRPPKRTVEQNLSNINSADSDRKCEVDPMFQRMASSFDESSTAGVFLSVLFSENSRCELLFPSYMTLLQSRSSYSPPPSQGVPASPFMAGLQRSQEKSSICPSLQDFSFTSWNPEQTMNQLLEKLKQGEHVFDVNAEPEPEPYEDDCPEFDADNEDGLRDCEERSKEFKEGCEASGSGKGRDVIPIGEGDIATMCLQLSSQPREYSYFSPRTMATWAGPGYWQFKPKHKLDHLPDKETRKRKPKKAFEIDFNDDVNFDTHFRTTRAATTNSKSALSASHKKTTLPADFQFPPEALSQLSLKPSSVLSKEGHQRLSGELGEGIGDYDYNNANDTANFCPGLQGGDSDDDVEGFVGSDDSQPSGDSIPPPSQDLEGVSTYGEDDLVPEPHRVNKIEINYAKTAKKMDMKRLKNSMWTLLTDSPEKSTEEAVTVEKPEVCGEKVFSQTTKTLLQRLPNTMAQNLSVPLAFVALLHLANEKNLELVKVDDMSDIIIRQGN